In one window of Lewinellaceae bacterium DNA:
- the rsmG gene encoding 16S rRNA (guanine(527)-N(7))-methyltransferase RsmG: MNLQILFDYFPHLTEQQREQFARLGPLYADWNAKINVISRKDLDQLYEHHVLHSLAIGKWIRFTAGSRVLDVGTGGGFPGIPLAILFPEVEFHLVDSIRKKITVVQDIAEQTGLKNVKAYQARVETLTEKYDFILARAVAETKQLFLWTRKLISTKEKNAVPNGWIFLKGGSVREELKTEFRNMYHELTPIQDIFPLEYFNDKYIVYIQR; this comes from the coding sequence ATGAATTTGCAAATCCTGTTTGATTATTTTCCTCATCTGACGGAGCAGCAACGCGAGCAGTTCGCCCGGTTAGGCCCGCTTTACGCCGACTGGAATGCTAAAATAAACGTTATCTCCCGGAAAGATCTGGACCAATTGTATGAGCATCATGTGCTGCATTCGCTGGCGATCGGAAAATGGATCCGGTTTACCGCCGGTAGCCGCGTCCTGGATGTGGGTACAGGTGGTGGATTTCCCGGCATCCCTCTGGCGATCCTCTTTCCGGAGGTAGAATTTCATCTGGTGGATTCCATCCGTAAAAAGATTACCGTCGTTCAGGATATTGCAGAACAAACGGGTCTGAAAAATGTGAAAGCCTACCAGGCCCGGGTGGAAACATTAACGGAGAAATACGACTTCATTCTGGCCAGAGCGGTTGCCGAAACCAAGCAACTGTTCCTTTGGACACGGAAATTAATTTCCACCAAAGAGAAAAACGCTGTGCCAAACGGATGGATCTTCCTGAAAGGCGGTTCGGTACGGGAAGAATTAAAAACGGAATTTAGAAATATGTACCATGAATTAACCCCAATTCAGGATATATTTCCATTGGAATACTTTAACGACAAATACATTGTCTACATCCAGCGATAA
- a CDS encoding GNAT family N-acetyltransferase has product MDPSLHGKDSSFSSQIKACREEYRVFCQGRSDLPLYLDPRWLDTVCGTQGWSAAIATDAAGVLTFALPFQFGYRYRLFRLLHTPLFTPYVGPFLAEDPVKTTVHAFLHRYQEQVHQAMTRWRRVRFIRWKLHYTIPHDLPFRWEGMQNKPRVTHLIQPGETPEQHFAALDKKMQRDIRQAQRKYRIVEVTDQEAFTRQAIGHLEERRVGNLAAYRQALMNILGEYQGSDRLKARLAVDEQGKTMAGALFVADADSVYYLTAFRDTRISNNQGNSLLVWQGIKWALKTGRIFDFEGSSIPGVATYFKRFGAEQIQCIEVFRP; this is encoded by the coding sequence ATGGACCCTTCACTTCACGGCAAAGATAGCTCTTTCAGCAGCCAAATAAAGGCCTGCCGTGAAGAGTACCGGGTTTTTTGCCAGGGGCGGAGTGATTTGCCGTTGTACCTCGACCCGCGCTGGCTGGATACGGTATGCGGTACCCAGGGGTGGAGTGCGGCTATCGCCACTGATGCCGCTGGAGTACTGACCTTTGCATTGCCATTCCAATTTGGATACCGGTATCGCCTATTCCGGTTGTTGCACACGCCGCTGTTTACGCCCTATGTTGGACCCTTCCTGGCTGAAGACCCGGTAAAAACCACGGTGCATGCGTTTTTACACCGGTATCAGGAACAGGTCCATCAAGCGATGACAAGGTGGCGGCGGGTACGTTTCATCCGCTGGAAATTGCATTATACCATACCCCATGATCTGCCTTTCCGGTGGGAAGGGATGCAAAACAAGCCCAGGGTCACCCATCTCATTCAACCGGGTGAAACCCCGGAGCAGCATTTTGCTGCACTGGATAAAAAAATGCAGCGGGACATCCGCCAGGCCCAGCGAAAATACCGGATTGTCGAGGTGACTGATCAGGAAGCGTTTACCCGGCAGGCCATCGGGCATCTCGAGGAGCGCAGGGTAGGGAACCTGGCAGCTTACCGCCAGGCGTTGATGAACATCCTCGGCGAATATCAGGGTTCTGATCGGTTGAAGGCCAGGCTTGCGGTTGACGAGCAGGGCAAAACCATGGCTGGCGCCCTCTTCGTAGCGGACGCGGATTCCGTCTATTACCTGACCGCCTTCCGGGATACCCGCATTTCCAATAACCAGGGTAATAGTCTCCTGGTGTGGCAGGGCATTAAATGGGCGCTGAAAACCGGACGTATCTTCGATTTTGAGGGCAGCAGCATCCCGGGAGTGGCCACGTATTTCAAGCGATTTGGGGCGGAACAAATCCAGTGCATTGAAGTCTTCCGCCCATGA